The Austwickia sp. genome includes a region encoding these proteins:
- a CDS encoding iron ABC transporter permease, with amino-acid sequence MRQARRQSPPRRGAAAPRPLLLAGVLVAGVALLPVGYLVLRTASAGPASIAQILARPATAALVGRSLVLALGVSILSVLLGVALAYLVVRTDLPGRRVLGVLAPLPLAIPSYVAAFAWVSTAPGFTGLPAATVVLSLCCYPYVYLPVAAALTRLDPAAEEVARCLGRSRWGAFRQVTARQLAPSVAGGALLVALYALSDFGAVSLLRFDAFTRVIHTSYQASFDRTPAAVLGLLLVGLTVLITLGEARFRTRGVARLGAGLARAAEPLPLRRSRVPALTAALALLSAALVFPLGSLGYWAATGLSAGVDWPRLVAAGGNTVVLAGWGALVATLAALPVGLLAARHRSRWSDLLEQATWAGHALPGLVVGLALVFFGVRVVPWAYQREPLLVLAYLVLFLPAAVSAVRAAVELAPVRAEEVARTLGCGPFAAFRRTTLPVAAPGIGAGAALVLLTAMKELPATLLLRPTGTDTLATALWTETGVAAYAAAAPYGLTLVLLAVLPTAALMWGQRR; translated from the coding sequence ATGCGGCAGGCCCGCCGCCAGTCCCCGCCCCGGCGCGGTGCGGCGGCGCCTCGTCCGCTGCTCCTCGCGGGGGTGCTCGTGGCCGGGGTCGCCCTGTTGCCGGTCGGCTATCTGGTGCTCCGTACGGCGTCCGCCGGTCCGGCCTCGATCGCGCAGATCCTGGCGCGCCCCGCCACCGCCGCCCTGGTCGGCCGATCCCTCGTGCTCGCGCTGGGGGTGAGCATCCTCAGCGTGCTGCTCGGCGTCGCGCTCGCCTACCTGGTGGTGCGCACCGACCTGCCGGGCCGGCGTGTGCTCGGGGTCCTCGCACCGCTGCCGCTCGCCATCCCCAGTTATGTGGCCGCGTTCGCGTGGGTCTCCACCGCGCCCGGCTTCACCGGACTTCCGGCGGCGACGGTGGTGCTGTCGCTGTGTTGCTACCCCTACGTGTACCTGCCGGTGGCCGCCGCACTGACCCGACTGGACCCGGCCGCCGAGGAGGTGGCGCGGTGCCTGGGGCGCAGCCGCTGGGGCGCGTTCCGCCAGGTGACCGCGCGCCAGCTCGCCCCGTCCGTGGCCGGCGGCGCGTTGCTGGTGGCGCTCTACGCGCTGAGCGACTTCGGGGCGGTCTCCCTGCTCCGCTTCGACGCCTTCACCCGGGTCATCCACACCTCCTACCAGGCCAGCTTCGACCGGACGCCCGCCGCCGTGCTGGGGCTCCTCCTCGTCGGGCTCACCGTGCTGATCACGCTCGGCGAAGCGCGGTTCCGGACCCGCGGGGTGGCCCGGCTCGGCGCCGGCCTCGCCCGCGCGGCCGAGCCGCTGCCGTTGCGCCGCAGCCGGGTTCCGGCGCTGACGGCGGCCCTTGCCCTGCTGAGCGCCGCCCTCGTCTTCCCGCTGGGGTCGCTGGGCTACTGGGCCGCCACGGGCCTGTCCGCCGGGGTGGACTGGCCCCGGTTGGTCGCCGCCGGCGGCAACACCGTGGTCCTGGCCGGCTGGGGTGCCCTCGTGGCAACGCTGGCGGCCCTGCCGGTAGGCCTGCTCGCTGCACGGCATCGCAGCCGCTGGAGTGACCTCCTCGAGCAGGCCACCTGGGCGGGCCACGCCCTGCCGGGCCTGGTGGTGGGGCTGGCCCTGGTGTTCTTCGGGGTTCGGGTGGTGCCCTGGGCCTACCAGCGTGAGCCGCTGCTGGTGCTGGCCTACCTGGTGCTCTTCCTCCCGGCCGCCGTGAGTGCGGTGCGGGCTGCGGTGGAGCTGGCGCCGGTGCGAGCCGAAGAGGTGGCGCGCACCCTGGGCTGTGGCCCGTTCGCGGCGTTCCGCCGGACGACCCTGCCAGTCGCCGCGCCCGGGATCGGGGCGGGCGCGGCGTTGGTCCTGCTCACGGCGATGAAGGAGCTCCCGGCGACCCTCCTGCTTCGACCGACCGGCACGGACACGCTGGCCACCGCGCTGTGGACGGAGACCGGGGTGGCGGCGTACGCCGCCGCGGCGCCGTACGGCCTGACCCTGGTGCTGCTCGCGGTCCTGCCCACCGCAGCACTGATGTGGGGGCAGCGACGATGA
- a CDS encoding extracellular solute-binding protein yields the protein MSPAPARPRFPHRQPRVLAVVLATSVAAVGCGTTPTPSSSGSATTSSSASDSTQTVTIYSGRSEKLVAPLLAKVEAATGVKVNTRYGESSALAAQILEEGDRSPADLLFSQDAGALGALAKAGKLAPLPEQTTAKVKPGYADPQRAWVATSARARVVAYHPAQAPAAATMTSIDAVLDPTYRGKVGYAPTNASFHSFVTALRVSRGEAAAKKWLTDFKANQPKAYDKNGTVLKAVDSGEVSLGLINHYYWNELAKEKGADKVTAKIRFLGTDDPGALVNVAGAGVLASSKHPEAAAKVVDYLVSNEAQQYFVDQTAEYPAVPGVSTTKHQLTPLEGQKTSSVDLNSLDSLPATLALLSSVGLT from the coding sequence ATGTCCCCTGCGCCTGCGCGCCCCCGCTTTCCCCATCGCCAGCCGCGAGTCCTGGCCGTCGTCCTCGCCACGAGCGTGGCCGCGGTCGGGTGCGGGACGACCCCGACTCCCAGCTCGTCCGGTTCGGCGACAACCAGCTCAAGCGCCAGCGACTCGACCCAGACCGTCACGATCTACTCCGGACGCAGCGAGAAGCTCGTCGCTCCCCTGCTGGCCAAGGTGGAGGCGGCGACGGGGGTCAAGGTCAACACGCGCTACGGGGAGTCCAGCGCGCTGGCCGCGCAGATCCTCGAGGAGGGTGACCGCTCCCCCGCCGACCTGCTGTTCAGCCAGGACGCGGGTGCCCTGGGCGCGCTGGCCAAGGCGGGCAAGCTCGCTCCGCTCCCGGAGCAGACGACGGCCAAGGTCAAGCCCGGGTACGCCGACCCCCAGCGCGCCTGGGTCGCGACCTCCGCCCGCGCCCGGGTGGTGGCCTACCATCCCGCGCAGGCCCCGGCGGCCGCCACGATGACGAGTATCGACGCGGTCCTCGACCCGACGTACCGCGGCAAGGTCGGCTACGCCCCCACCAACGCCTCGTTCCACTCGTTCGTGACGGCGCTGCGGGTCAGCCGCGGCGAGGCGGCGGCGAAGAAGTGGCTCACCGACTTCAAGGCCAACCAGCCCAAGGCCTACGACAAGAACGGCACCGTGCTCAAGGCGGTGGATTCGGGCGAGGTGAGCCTCGGCCTGATCAACCACTACTACTGGAACGAGCTGGCCAAGGAGAAGGGCGCCGACAAGGTCACCGCGAAGATCCGCTTCCTGGGGACCGACGACCCCGGGGCGCTGGTCAACGTGGCCGGCGCCGGGGTGCTAGCCAGCAGCAAGCACCCCGAGGCGGCGGCCAAGGTCGTTGACTACCTGGTCAGCAATGAGGCCCAGCAGTACTTCGTCGACCAGACCGCCGAATACCCCGCGGTGCCCGGCGTGAGCACGACCAAGCACCAACTCACCCCGCTGGAGGGGCAGAAGACCTCCAGCGTCGACCTGAACTCGCTCGACTCCCTGCCGGCCACGCTGGCCCTGCTGAGCTCGGTGGGGCTGACCTGA
- a CDS encoding MerR family transcriptional regulator, with protein sequence MTDTANLLSIGEFSSRSRLSIRMLRHYDEHGVLPPAAVDPFTGYRRYAREQLALAVQIRRLRDVGFTVSAIAAVLAARGTPAYDAALRLQRAALAEELHAATDRLALLDQLLDQEGHTMSSITVTREQLPARTVVALRGTIPSYADEGQLWARFMPALAAQGIAPIGPGGCIEHDADFKEADVDESVYLPVPPGTTAAAPLEILELPAQDVVLARVEGPYSLITEAHGRIEEAVREHGWVVADRAADAPVHHKVVNRYLNDPSQVPPEALLTEVCVPLA encoded by the coding sequence ATGACCGACACCGCGAACCTCCTGTCGATCGGCGAGTTCTCCTCGCGCAGCAGGCTCAGCATCCGGATGCTGCGGCACTACGACGAGCACGGCGTGCTGCCGCCGGCGGCTGTCGACCCGTTCACCGGGTACCGCCGCTACGCCCGCGAGCAGCTCGCCCTCGCCGTCCAGATCCGGCGGCTGCGCGACGTGGGGTTCACCGTGTCCGCCATCGCCGCCGTTCTCGCCGCCCGCGGCACCCCGGCGTACGACGCGGCGCTGCGGCTGCAGCGCGCCGCCCTCGCCGAAGAGCTGCACGCGGCCACCGACCGGCTGGCGCTCCTCGATCAACTCCTCGACCAGGAAGGACACACCATGAGTTCCATCACCGTCACCCGCGAACAGCTGCCCGCACGGACCGTCGTCGCCCTGCGCGGCACCATCCCCAGCTACGCCGACGAGGGCCAGCTATGGGCCCGGTTCATGCCCGCGCTCGCGGCCCAGGGGATCGCGCCCATCGGCCCCGGCGGCTGCATCGAACACGACGCGGACTTCAAGGAGGCCGACGTGGACGAGTCGGTCTACCTGCCCGTCCCGCCCGGCACCACCGCCGCCGCGCCGCTGGAGATCCTGGAGCTGCCCGCCCAGGACGTGGTGCTGGCCCGCGTCGAGGGCCCGTACTCGCTGATCACCGAGGCCCACGGCCGCATCGAGGAGGCGGTGCGGGAACACGGCTGGGTGGTCGCCGATCGGGCCGCCGATGCGCCCGTGCACCACAAGGTGGTCAACCGCTACCTCAACGACCCGAGCCAGGTACCCCCGGAGGCACTGCTGACCGAGGTCTGCGTGCCGCTCGCGTGA
- a CDS encoding DUF1345 domain-containing protein, translated as MQRSARLRLLLSCLIGALVGAATTVWGSLILAIIAGWIGIAGGYSALTWHAIRSMPAPEVRRHATADEPGRRVLHLALILTSVFSLVGVGVLLIAGSGRGGPVPVEALVGAAAVAASWVLVHVIFTLRYAALYYQDASSKPVDFSADDPDYQDFAYLAFTLGMTYQVSDTTLQTKAMRRTVLRHALLSYLLGAVVIASTINLVVQLASGAGNGAG; from the coding sequence GTGCAGCGTTCAGCACGCCTGCGATTGCTGCTGTCTTGCCTGATCGGCGCCCTCGTCGGAGCCGCGACAACGGTCTGGGGCTCACTGATCCTCGCCATCATCGCGGGGTGGATCGGCATCGCGGGCGGCTACAGCGCCCTGACCTGGCATGCCATCCGGTCGATGCCGGCGCCGGAGGTCCGGCGACACGCCACCGCGGACGAACCCGGCCGCCGGGTGTTGCACCTCGCGTTGATCCTCACCAGCGTGTTCAGCCTGGTGGGCGTCGGCGTGCTGTTGATCGCCGGCTCAGGACGCGGGGGACCCGTGCCCGTGGAGGCGTTGGTCGGCGCCGCCGCCGTTGCCGCCTCGTGGGTCTTGGTGCACGTCATCTTCACCCTGCGGTACGCCGCCCTGTATTACCAGGACGCGTCCTCGAAACCGGTCGACTTCAGCGCGGACGACCCCGACTACCAGGACTTCGCCTACCTCGCGTTCACCCTCGGCATGACCTACCAGGTCTCCGACACCACCCTGCAGACCAAGGCGATGCGGCGCACGGTGCTGCGGCACGCCCTGCTGTCCTACCTGCTGGGGGCGGTGGTCATCGCCTCCACGATCAACCTCGTCGTCCAACTCGCCTCGGGCGCGGGCAACGGCGCCGGCTGA
- a CDS encoding elongation factor G-like protein EF-G2 gives MSGRPATTTSSPVATSPDALRNVVLVGPSGSGKTRLFDHLLTTTTSGYRAPQRGDERSTQLSVAAVPSGEVVINLIDTPGYSDFVGDLRAGLRAADAALFVVSAADGVDAGTRRLWHECANVGVPRAVAITKLDAGRGDFDSVLSECQSAFGAGVMPLAIPQLGAGGSLDATVDLVIGEVHDYTGAERTVRKTGPEHQDVFDTYQGPLMEGIIQEAEDDTLLDRYLEGEEIGFEVVEEALLKAVAHGTFFPVIPMSVATGAGVDLLLHLIEKAFPPPTLHPLPRVFTTAGADADGLSADPDGPLVAEVVKTTSDAYVGAVALVRVFSGTLLPEAMVHVSGHLESLSGREIEGHHDHDEDVRVGPLSSPLGEVLRPKDKAIAGDIAVVAKLPTAQTSDTLSDKDKPLVMEPWNMPDALLPVAVKAATRADEDKLPNALQRLAAGDPSLRVEHNAETSQVVLWTMGQTHADMVMDRLRNKLNVNVETEPLRIALRETFIGKSGGHGRHVKQSGGHGQYAVCDVEVEPNERGAGFEFIDKVVGGAVPRQFIPSVEKGVRAQLEKGCIAGYPMVDLKVTLFDGKAHSVDSSDAAFQLAGSLALKEAAAKPGVATLLEPIDLLTVTVSDDYVGAVMTDLQGRRGRVQGTEPSGQDGVSVIRAEVPQLELSRYAVDLRSLSHGAGSFTRQMVGYEQMPANLVKDHMTKE, from the coding sequence ATGAGCGGCAGACCAGCTACCACCACGTCATCCCCCGTCGCCACGTCCCCGGACGCGCTGCGCAACGTCGTCCTCGTCGGCCCGAGCGGGTCGGGGAAGACGCGCCTGTTCGACCATCTCCTCACCACGACGACGAGCGGATACCGTGCGCCGCAGCGTGGCGACGAGCGGTCGACGCAGCTGTCGGTGGCCGCGGTGCCGTCCGGTGAAGTGGTCATCAACCTCATCGATACGCCCGGGTACTCCGACTTCGTCGGCGACCTGCGGGCGGGCCTTCGCGCGGCGGACGCGGCCCTGTTCGTGGTGTCTGCGGCGGACGGGGTCGACGCCGGGACGCGCCGGCTGTGGCACGAGTGCGCGAACGTCGGGGTGCCGCGCGCCGTGGCCATCACGAAGCTCGACGCCGGCCGTGGCGACTTCGACTCGGTGCTGTCCGAGTGCCAGAGCGCGTTCGGTGCGGGCGTCATGCCGCTGGCGATTCCCCAGTTGGGCGCGGGTGGTTCGCTCGACGCGACCGTGGACCTCGTCATCGGTGAGGTGCACGACTACACCGGCGCGGAGCGCACGGTGCGCAAGACCGGCCCGGAGCACCAGGACGTCTTCGACACCTACCAGGGCCCCCTGATGGAGGGCATCATCCAGGAGGCGGAGGACGACACGCTGCTGGACCGTTATCTCGAGGGTGAGGAGATCGGCTTCGAGGTCGTCGAGGAGGCGCTGCTCAAGGCGGTGGCGCACGGCACCTTCTTCCCGGTGATCCCGATGTCCGTCGCGACCGGCGCGGGCGTGGACCTGCTGCTGCACCTCATCGAGAAGGCATTCCCGCCGCCGACGCTGCACCCGCTGCCGCGCGTCTTCACCACGGCCGGGGCGGACGCCGACGGCTTGTCGGCGGATCCCGACGGGCCGCTGGTGGCGGAGGTCGTCAAGACGACCTCGGACGCGTACGTCGGGGCGGTCGCGCTCGTCCGCGTCTTCAGCGGCACGCTGCTGCCCGAGGCGATGGTGCACGTGTCCGGTCACCTGGAGTCGCTCTCGGGCCGCGAGATCGAGGGTCACCACGACCACGACGAGGACGTCCGGGTGGGCCCGTTGAGCTCGCCGCTGGGCGAGGTCCTCCGGCCCAAGGACAAGGCGATCGCCGGCGACATCGCCGTGGTGGCGAAGCTGCCGACGGCGCAGACCTCGGACACCCTGTCCGACAAGGACAAGCCGCTGGTCATGGAGCCCTGGAACATGCCGGACGCGCTCCTGCCGGTGGCCGTGAAGGCCGCGACCCGGGCCGACGAGGACAAGTTGCCGAACGCCCTGCAGCGGCTCGCGGCGGGCGACCCCTCGCTGCGGGTCGAGCACAACGCGGAGACCTCTCAGGTCGTGCTGTGGACGATGGGTCAGACCCACGCGGACATGGTGATGGACCGGCTGCGAAACAAGCTGAACGTCAACGTCGAGACCGAGCCGCTGCGCATCGCGTTGCGCGAGACGTTCATCGGCAAGTCCGGGGGCCATGGGCGGCACGTGAAGCAATCCGGTGGCCACGGCCAGTACGCCGTGTGCGATGTCGAGGTGGAGCCGAACGAGCGGGGCGCGGGTTTCGAGTTCATCGACAAGGTGGTGGGCGGCGCCGTACCGCGGCAGTTCATCCCCTCGGTGGAGAAGGGCGTGCGGGCGCAGCTGGAGAAGGGCTGCATCGCGGGGTACCCGATGGTGGACCTCAAGGTGACCCTGTTCGACGGCAAGGCGCACTCGGTGGACTCCTCGGATGCGGCGTTCCAGTTGGCGGGTTCGCTGGCGCTGAAGGAGGCCGCCGCGAAGCCCGGGGTGGCGACGCTGCTGGAGCCGATCGACCTGCTGACGGTGACGGTGTCGGATGACTACGTCGGGGCCGTGATGACGGATCTGCAGGGCCGGCGCGGTCGGGTGCAGGGCACGGAGCCGTCGGGTCAGGACGGCGTGTCGGTGATTCGCGCGGAGGTGCCGCAGCTGGAGTTGTCGCGGTACGCCGTGGATCTGCGGTCGCTGTCGCACGGCGCGGGCTCGTTCACGCGGCAGATGGTGGGCTACGAGCAGATGCCGGCGAACCTGGTCAAGGACCACATGACCAAGGAGTGA
- a CDS encoding CDP-alcohol phosphatidyltransferase family protein has translation MLNKFARAFVTRLLTPVARLALRIGLTPDMVTIIGTLGVCVGALAFYPRHEFLVGTLVITAFVFSDTLDGTMARLSGRASTWGAFLDSTLDRIGDGAVFGGLLLCFASRPGGELTAWFALACLVFGFVTSYARARAEGLGVTAANVGIAERADRLVVALVATGLTGIFGLPDVVLTITLGLLGLASAVTVLQRMVAVRRHILAES, from the coding sequence ATGTTGAACAAATTCGCCCGAGCCTTCGTCACGCGCCTCCTCACGCCCGTGGCCCGTCTGGCGTTGCGGATCGGGCTCACCCCTGACATGGTCACGATCATCGGCACCCTCGGGGTCTGCGTCGGTGCGCTGGCGTTCTACCCGCGCCACGAGTTCCTGGTGGGAACGCTCGTGATCACCGCATTCGTCTTCTCGGACACGCTCGACGGGACCATGGCCCGCCTCTCGGGGCGGGCCAGCACCTGGGGCGCCTTCCTCGACTCCACCCTCGATCGCATCGGCGACGGGGCCGTCTTCGGCGGGCTGCTGCTGTGCTTCGCCAGCCGCCCGGGCGGTGAGCTGACCGCCTGGTTCGCGCTCGCCTGCCTGGTGTTCGGCTTCGTCACCAGCTACGCGCGGGCCCGGGCCGAGGGCCTGGGGGTCACCGCCGCCAACGTCGGCATCGCCGAACGCGCCGATCGGCTCGTGGTGGCCCTCGTCGCGACCGGGCTCACCGGCATCTTCGGGCTGCCCGACGTGGTCCTGACGATCACGCTGGGGCTGCTCGGGCTGGCCAGCGCCGTGACCGTGCTCCAGCGGATGGTCGCGGTTCGCCGCCACATCCTCGCCGAGTCGTGA
- a CDS encoding phosphatidylinositol mannoside acyltransferase, with amino-acid sequence MLADRATLAAFRGGWSIVRKLPPRTAYRLSEHLADAAYRRDTRDVGRLRRNYARVRPELAPAELERLVRAGMRSYLRYWCEAFRLPDLDQDALVAAVRPVGFDAPRADLAAGRSVVAFLAHMGNWDMAGAWSTTQFGPVTTVAERLEPEELFADFLALRTRLGMTIHPLTGGDPPFPKLLDAARAGGRVIPLVADRDLTRHGVEVTFVGQRARMAAGPAALAVATGASLYPVSVHYEPVPRADLPSGWRTVVTFHDRVPDPGPAGGTSRARAAAMTQACADVMGAAIREHTQDWHMMQKVFVADLDPGRTPRASSTGRPDEAEAAETSRGD; translated from the coding sequence CTGCTCGCCGATCGCGCCACCCTCGCGGCGTTCCGCGGCGGGTGGTCCATCGTGCGCAAGCTCCCGCCCCGCACGGCGTACCGGCTCTCCGAGCACCTCGCCGACGCCGCGTACCGGCGGGACACCCGCGACGTGGGCCGGCTCCGACGCAACTACGCCCGGGTGCGCCCGGAGCTGGCGCCCGCGGAGCTGGAGCGACTGGTGCGGGCCGGGATGAGGTCCTACCTGCGGTACTGGTGCGAGGCCTTCCGCCTGCCCGACCTCGATCAGGACGCGCTTGTCGCCGCGGTGCGGCCGGTGGGCTTCGATGCTCCCCGGGCCGATCTCGCCGCGGGCCGCTCCGTCGTGGCGTTCCTCGCGCACATGGGCAACTGGGACATGGCCGGCGCCTGGTCGACGACGCAGTTCGGGCCCGTCACGACCGTGGCCGAACGGCTGGAGCCCGAGGAGCTGTTCGCGGACTTCCTCGCCCTCCGGACCCGGCTCGGCATGACGATCCACCCGTTGACCGGCGGCGATCCGCCGTTCCCGAAGCTCCTCGACGCCGCCCGCGCCGGTGGTCGGGTCATCCCGCTTGTCGCGGATCGCGACCTGACCCGGCACGGCGTCGAGGTCACCTTCGTCGGCCAGCGGGCCCGGATGGCGGCGGGCCCCGCGGCCCTGGCGGTGGCGACGGGCGCGAGCCTGTACCCGGTCAGCGTGCATTACGAGCCGGTGCCCCGCGCCGACCTGCCCAGCGGGTGGCGGACGGTGGTCACCTTCCACGATCGCGTTCCGGACCCCGGGCCGGCAGGCGGTACGTCGAGGGCCCGCGCTGCCGCGATGACCCAGGCCTGCGCGGACGTCATGGGAGCGGCCATCCGCGAGCACACCCAGGACTGGCACATGATGCAGAAGGTGTTCGTCGCGGACCTGGACCCGGGGCGAACGCCGCGGGCATCATCGACGGGACGGCCCGACGAGGCGGAGGCGGCCGAGACCAGCCGGGGGGACTGA
- a CDS encoding glycosyltransferase family 4 protein, with translation MRIGIVCPYSFDVPGGVQFHVRDLAEHLIDTGHHVRVLAPADEDTPLPPYVEGTGKAVPIPYNGSVARLAFGPITAGRVARWLDQGNFDVVHIHEPIAPSLSILALWAVEGPTIATFHTSFVRSRAMQAAYPMVRGSIEKIHGRIAVSESARETVITHIGGDAVVIPNGVFVDRFATAAPDPAWQGTPQAPTVAFLGRIDEPRKGLPLVLEAMPAVLRRHPGARLLVAGYGDADAARARLGPDTERSVEILGGIDDDAKARLLASVDAYVAPHTGGESFGIVLVEAMAAGAPVVASDLPAFSRVLDAGRCGVLFPTGDAGALGEALADLLADPRRRHALCEAGRRHARRYDWSSVAADVLAVYETVLEGTTAVAGRDSGPLRGRRRRSESRRRELRGEGRAPGAGRRESGTGGGETAAGGPHPISGRHEVEEDR, from the coding sequence ATGCGGATCGGGATCGTCTGTCCCTACAGCTTCGATGTCCCCGGCGGCGTCCAATTCCACGTCCGGGACCTGGCGGAACACCTCATCGACACCGGGCACCACGTCCGGGTCCTGGCCCCGGCCGACGAGGACACCCCGCTCCCGCCGTACGTCGAGGGCACCGGCAAGGCCGTCCCCATCCCGTACAACGGCTCCGTCGCCCGCCTCGCCTTCGGCCCGATCACGGCCGGCCGCGTCGCCCGGTGGTTGGACCAGGGCAACTTCGACGTCGTGCACATTCACGAACCGATCGCGCCGTCGCTGTCGATCCTGGCGCTGTGGGCGGTCGAGGGGCCGACCATCGCGACGTTCCACACCAGCTTCGTGCGCAGCCGCGCGATGCAGGCGGCGTACCCCATGGTGCGCGGCAGCATCGAGAAGATCCACGGCCGCATCGCCGTCTCCGAGTCGGCACGCGAGACGGTCATCACCCACATCGGCGGCGACGCCGTCGTGATCCCCAACGGGGTGTTCGTCGACCGGTTCGCGACCGCCGCCCCGGACCCCGCCTGGCAGGGAACGCCGCAGGCGCCCACGGTCGCGTTCCTCGGGCGCATCGACGAACCGCGCAAGGGGTTGCCGCTGGTGCTCGAGGCCATGCCCGCGGTGCTGCGGCGGCATCCCGGCGCCCGGCTGCTGGTGGCGGGGTACGGCGACGCGGACGCGGCCCGCGCGCGGCTCGGTCCCGACACCGAGCGGTCGGTGGAGATCCTCGGGGGCATCGACGACGACGCGAAGGCGCGGCTGCTGGCGTCGGTGGACGCCTACGTCGCCCCGCACACCGGCGGCGAGAGCTTCGGGATCGTGCTGGTCGAGGCGATGGCGGCGGGCGCACCGGTGGTGGCTAGCGACCTGCCGGCGTTCTCGCGCGTGCTGGACGCCGGGCGGTGCGGCGTGTTGTTCCCCACCGGCGACGCGGGGGCCCTCGGGGAGGCGCTCGCTGACCTCCTGGCGGACCCCCGGCGCCGGCACGCCCTGTGCGAGGCGGGGCGGCGGCACGCCCGGCGCTACGACTGGTCCTCGGTGGCGGCCGACGTGCTTGCCGTGTACGAGACGGTGCTGGAGGGGACCACGGCGGTGGCGGGCCGGGACTCGGGGCCGCTGCGGGGCCGGCGCCGGCGTTCCGAATCACGCCGCCGGGAGCTGCGCGGCGAGGGCCGGGCGCCGGGCGCGGGGCGCCGAGAATCGGGGACCGGAGGCGGGGAAACGGCCGCCGGGGGCCCGCATCCGATCTCCGGCCGGCATGAGGTCGAGGAGGACCGATGA
- the pdxS gene encoding pyridoxal 5'-phosphate synthase lyase subunit PdxS codes for MSDTHHPTAGSAGGTGTTRVKRGMAEMLKGGVIMDVVTAEQARIAEDAGAVAVMALERVPADIRAQGGVSRMSDPDMIAGIIEAVSIPVMAKARIGHFVEAQVLQALGVDYIDESEVLTPADYENHIDKWAFTVPFVCGSTNLGEALRRITEGAAMIRSKGEAGTGDVSNATTHMRAMRKEIRRLQNMAEDELYVAAKELQAPYELVKEVAEAGKLPVVLFTAGGIATPADAAMMMQLGAEGVFVGSGIFKSGNPAQRAAAIVKATTFYDDPKVIAEVSRGLGEAMVGINVDDIPVPHRLAERGW; via the coding sequence GTGAGCGATACCCACCACCCCACCGCCGGGTCGGCCGGGGGCACCGGCACCACCCGCGTCAAGCGCGGCATGGCCGAGATGCTCAAGGGCGGCGTGATCATGGACGTCGTCACCGCCGAGCAGGCCCGGATCGCCGAGGACGCCGGGGCGGTGGCCGTGATGGCGCTGGAGCGGGTGCCCGCGGACATCCGCGCCCAGGGCGGGGTCTCGCGGATGAGCGACCCGGACATGATCGCGGGCATCATCGAGGCCGTCTCGATTCCGGTGATGGCCAAGGCGCGCATCGGTCACTTCGTCGAGGCCCAGGTGCTGCAGGCGCTCGGGGTGGACTACATCGACGAGTCCGAGGTGCTCACCCCGGCGGACTACGAGAACCACATCGACAAGTGGGCCTTCACCGTCCCCTTCGTGTGCGGCTCGACCAACCTCGGCGAGGCGCTGCGGCGCATCACCGAGGGCGCGGCGATGATCCGCTCGAAGGGCGAGGCGGGCACCGGGGACGTCTCCAACGCCACCACGCACATGCGCGCGATGCGCAAGGAGATCCGCCGGCTGCAGAACATGGCCGAGGACGAGCTGTACGTCGCAGCCAAGGAGCTGCAGGCGCCGTACGAGCTGGTCAAGGAGGTCGCCGAGGCCGGCAAGCTCCCCGTGGTGCTGTTCACCGCCGGCGGGATCGCGACCCCGGCCGACGCCGCGATGATGATGCAGCTCGGCGCCGAAGGGGTCTTCGTCGGGTCCGGCATCTTCAAGTCCGGCAACCCGGCCCAGCGGGCCGCCGCGATCGTCAAGGCGACGACCTTCTACGACGACCCCAAGGTCATCGCCGAGGTGTCCCGCGGGCTCGGTGAGGCGATGGTCGGCATCAACGTCGACGACATCCCGGTGCCGCACCGGCTGGCCGAGCGCGGCTGGTGA